From the genome of Selenomonadales bacterium:
CGACTTCTGGTGCTGCAATGCCAAGCTCGTTGCCAAGGTGGCGCCACAAGGCTACTGGAATTACCCGAAAGGCACCGAGCAAACGCCCACTCATGCGCAGGAAACCAATATGGAGCGCCAGACCAAGCTTGTGGGAATCACCTCGGCGTGCATTGATTGCGTCGCGCTCGGCACCATCGAAGGTGAAAAATGCCTTCATCTCGAAGTCGCTGATATCGCGGGGGAGCCCACGCATCCCCAAAAACGTTGTGTGCCAACCCTGCATCGTGAACCTCAAAAGTGGGAGGCCACCATACCCGTTTACAAAGCGAACAGGAAAGTCAATGAAATCAACGGTCTACCCAGACCACCCCCGCGCCAGTGCTAGCTTTGCGTACCGTCACTTATTGCACTGAAAACGAGGAGACCCCAAAGATCCGAGTTGGGGCACGGTGAGAGGTGAACCTGTCAGGCCCATGACCACGGTGAGGGGGGCATTGATCTCCCGGACGAGCGCTTCGATGGTCTTGGGGTCGGAAGCCCCCGGCACAAAGAGGCAATCCGCACCCGCCTCTCGGTACGCATTGCATCGCTCGACGGCCTCTGCAAAAACATTGCTCGCACCAGTCAGGTAGACATCGGATCGGGCCGTCAGAACAAAAGGAACTCCCGACGCGTCCGCGGCGCGTCTTGCTGCCCGAACGCGCGCGACAGCGTGCTCTCTGTCGAACAGGGCTTGCGCAGGATTGCCGCTGTAGTCCTCGATGTTCGCGCCCACCACACCAGCACGAATCGCAGCCGCGATGGTTTCTCCAACCTCTTCAGGGCTCGCACCGTAGCCCGACTGGAGATCGGCGGAGACAGGAAGTGGACTTGCCGCAGCAATGGACCCCACGCGATCCAGCATGGTCTCCCTGCTCACAGCAGCTTCTTGATCAGGGAATCCCAGCGAGAAAGCCACGCCTGCACTCGTAGTGGCGATAGCGGGAAAGCCGCAGGACGCGAGCATCAGCGCACTACCAACGTCCCAAGCGTTGGGCATCAGAAAGATGGCCTCGGCAGTGTGCAATTGCTGGAACCGTAGACCCCGTTGGATTTGGCTCATTATGGCCATCCTAGTCGCCGAAGTTGGTGGCGGGTACTTCAGTCGGTATCGTGCGTATGGGCAATCTCGCCCAGACACCGCATCAACTTGTCGTAAAGCGTGCGCCCTGTTGTCGGGGGAGGTATGCCACACACCCATGTACTTCCTGCCGTTTTTGCGATTTGGTAGAGCGCCTCACTTTTCGACCATAACCAGCGCATGCACAGATTCGTCGGTGTCGAAAAACGGCTCACGTTGCTTGCGTGGTTGCTTTAGGCAGCGCGTTCGAATCTCCTCGGGACGATTCAAGACAGGTTTACCGGGCAAACGCTCCGCAACTCCTATGTGGCCGTGTCAACCGCGCGTTGTTCCGGATCTGTTCACCTACTCGCCAAAACGGAGTAGATAGCTACCCCCAGATTCTGAGAGTGAAGTGGTGCAAGGCGATGTCTTCAACAAAGACGATTTGTACGAGGCATTAAGCAAGCACAGAGTGGGAATAGCGATCAATTCCAACGATCCTTCAACCCCGTCACCCGGTTGAACACCACTTTCCCGCCCACCCCGTGGTCCGCACGGTCGGCCACGAAGTAGCCGTGGCGCTCAAACTGGAATTTCTGGTCTGGCTTCGCTGCAGCCAGTGAAGGCTCCACAACCGCCGTCACCACCTTCAGGCTGTCGGGGTTCAGCGCGTCCAGGAAGTTCTTGCCGCCCGCGTCGGGTTGCGGGTCGGTGAACAGGCGGTCGTACAGGCGCACTTCGGCGCTCACCCCGTCGGCGTTGCCCACCCAGGTGATGGCGGCTTTGGCCTTGACGCTGTCGGCGCCGGGGGTGCCGCTCTTGGTGCCGGGGATGACCTTGGCGTGCACTTCGGTCACTTTGCCTTCGGCGTCTTTGGCGCAACCCGTGCATTCGATGACGTAGCCGCCTTTGAGGCGCACCACGTTGCCTGGGAACAGGCGCTTGTAGCCCTTGGGCGGCACTTCTTCAAAGTCTTCGCGTTCGATCCACACGTCCTTGCCGATCTTGAAGACGCGGTCAGGCGGCGGCGTCTGGCCTTCGGCAATGGTGCTGTGGGGCAGGGCGGGCTGGGTGCAGTCTTCGGTGTAGCCGTCAGAGCCGAACACTTCGGCCCAGTTGGTGAGCACCAGCTTGACGGGGTCAAGCACGGCCATGCCGCGGTGGGCCTTGTTTTCCAGGTCTTCGCGCAGGCAGCCGTCGAGCGTGCTGTAGTCGATCCAGGAGTCGCTCTTGGTCACGCCGATGCGTTCGGCAAACAGCTGGATGGCCTCGGGCGTGTAGCCGCGGCGGCGCAGGCCGACGATGGTGGGCATGCGCGGGTCGTCCCAGCCGCTGACTTTCTTCTCGTTCACCAGCTGCGCCAGCTTGCGCTTGCTGGTGATCACGTAGGTCAGGTTCAGGCGCGCAAATTCGTACTGCCGCGGCGGTGGGGCCTTGAGCAGGCCGCCTTCGCACAAACGCTCCAGCAACCAGTCGTAGAACGGGCGCTGGTCTTCAAATTCCAGCGTGGCGATGCTGTGGGTGATCTGCTCCAGCGCGTCCTCGATGGGGTGCGCGAAGGTGTACATGGGGTAGATGCACCAGGCGTCGCCCGTGTTGTGGTGCGTGGCGCGGCGGATGCGGTAGATGGCCGGGTCGCGCAGGTTGATGTTGGGCGAGGCCATGTCGATCTTGGCGCGCAGCACGGCGGCGCCGTCGGCCAGTTTGCCGTCGCGCATCTCGCGGAAGCGGGCCAGGTTCTCTTCCGGGCTGCGGCTGCGGAAGGGGCTGTCCACGCCGGGCTTGCCGAAGTCGCCGCGGTTGATGCGCATGTCTTCGGCTGTCTGCTCGTCCACATAGGCGTGGCCGGCGGTGATAAGGTATTCGGCCGCGCGGTACATGAAGTCGAAGTAGTTCGACGCGTAGTACAGGTGGCTTTCCTGCTTGCCGTTGAAGTTGGATTCCCAGTTGAAACCCAGCCACTGCACCGCGTCGAGGATGGAGTCCACGTACTCCTTTTCTTCCTTCTCGGGGTTGGTGTCGTCAAAGCGCATGTGGC
Proteins encoded in this window:
- a CDS encoding isocitrate lyase/phosphoenolpyruvate mutase family protein; amino-acid sequence: MSQIQRGLRFQQLHTAEAIFLMPNAWDVGSALMLASCGFPAIATTSAGVAFSLGFPDQEAAVSRETMLDRVGSIAAASPLPVSADLQSGYGASPEEVGETIAAAIRAGVVGANIEDYSGNPAQALFDREHAVARVRAARRAADASGVPFVLTARSDVYLTGASNVFAEAVERCNAYREAGADCLFVPGASDPKTIEALVREINAPLTVVMGLTGSPLTVPQLGSLGSPRFQCNK
- a CDS encoding DUF4158 domain-containing protein; the encoded protein is MQGWHTTFLGMRGLPRDISDFEMKAFFTFDGAERDAINARRGDSHKLGLALHIGFLRMSGRLLGAFRVIPVALWRHLGNELGIAAPEV
- a CDS encoding glutamine--tRNA ligase/YqeY domain fusion protein; translation: MPPPSLSSSISRHHQAPAEIEGQALRTSNFLRQVIEKDLATGTYAQRQWGGGPGDAAFHDAGQPDPAKIRTRFPPEPNGYLHVGHAKSICLNFGLARDYGGVCHMRFDDTNPEKEEKEYVDSILDAVQWLGFNWESNFNGKQESHLYYASNYFDFMYRAAEYLITAGHAYVDEQTAEDMRINRGDFGKPGVDSPFRSRSPEENLARFREMRDGKLADGAAVLRAKIDMASPNINLRDPAIYRIRRATHHNTGDAWCIYPMYTFAHPIEDALEQITHSIATLEFEDQRPFYDWLLERLCEGGLLKAPPPRQYEFARLNLTYVITSKRKLAQLVNEKKVSGWDDPRMPTIVGLRRRGYTPEAIQLFAERIGVTKSDSWIDYSTLDGCLREDLENKAHRGMAVLDPVKLVLTNWAEVFGSDGYTEDCTQPALPHSTIAEGQTPPPDRVFKIGKDVWIEREDFEEVPPKGYKRLFPGNVVRLKGGYVIECTGCAKDAEGKVTEVHAKVIPGTKSGTPGADSVKAKAAITWVGNADGVSAEVRLYDRLFTDPQPDAGGKNFLDALNPDSLKVVTAVVEPSLAAAKPDQKFQFERHGYFVADRADHGVGGKVVFNRVTGLKDRWN